The following coding sequences lie in one Streptomyces xiamenensis genomic window:
- the sigJ gene encoding RNA polymerase sigma factor SigJ, which yields MLAGVDDDGLKIFEEHRGLLFGVAYRMLGAVADAEDIVQETWLRWSGAERGAVEHPRAYLVRITTRLAMERLHRLREARETYPGTWLPEPLPTAARVEPAEAGDAAGPALRAESVSLAVLVVLESLSPLERAVFVLREAFAFPYQEIAGILGRGEAAVRQLAGRARRHVAERRPRFAVDPVQRRELTERFLAAATQGDLDGLMALLATDVQVVGDGGGRGKAPLRVITDAHKAARFLTGIGGRRPAASQVRFVDLNGGPGLLVSSAGAPYAVFQLEVADGLVSRVYLISNPDKLRHLAGMAGD from the coding sequence ATGCTGGCCGGCGTGGACGATGACGGGCTGAAGATCTTCGAGGAGCACCGCGGCCTGCTGTTCGGTGTCGCCTACCGGATGCTGGGCGCCGTCGCGGACGCCGAGGACATCGTGCAGGAGACCTGGCTGCGCTGGTCGGGCGCGGAGCGCGGGGCCGTCGAGCACCCCCGCGCGTATCTGGTGCGGATCACCACCCGGTTGGCGATGGAGCGGCTGCACCGGCTGCGCGAGGCCCGCGAGACGTACCCGGGCACCTGGCTGCCCGAACCGCTGCCCACCGCCGCGCGGGTGGAGCCGGCGGAGGCGGGGGACGCGGCCGGGCCGGCGCTGCGCGCCGAGTCCGTCTCGCTGGCGGTGCTGGTGGTGCTGGAGTCGCTCAGCCCGCTGGAGCGCGCGGTGTTCGTGCTGCGCGAGGCGTTCGCGTTCCCGTACCAGGAGATCGCCGGGATCCTGGGGCGCGGGGAGGCGGCGGTACGGCAGCTGGCGGGCCGGGCCCGTCGGCATGTCGCGGAGCGGCGACCGCGCTTCGCGGTGGATCCGGTGCAGCGGCGCGAGCTGACCGAGCGGTTCCTGGCCGCCGCCACCCAGGGCGATCTGGACGGGCTCATGGCGCTGCTGGCCACCGATGTCCAGGTGGTCGGGGACGGCGGTGGCCGGGGCAAGGCCCCGCTGCGGGTGATCACCGACGCCCACAAGGCGGCCCGTTTCCTCACCGGGATCGGCGGACGCCGGCCGGCCGCGTCGCAGGTGCGCTTCGTGGACCTGAACGGCGGCCCGGGGCTGCTGGTCTCCAGCGCCGGCGCGCCGTACGCGGTGTTCCAGCTGGAGGTGGCGGACGGGCTGGTGAGCCGGGTCTATCTCATCTCCAACCCCGACAAGCTGCGGCATCTGGCGGGGATGGCCGGCGACTGA
- a CDS encoding SDR family NAD(P)-dependent oxidoreductase, which yields MKQHVTVVTGGSRGIGAAIAVRLARAGHHLAIGYERDTDAAEETAAKVREAGGQAVTVQVDTSDADQVDHLFDTTVRALGPVTGTVCNAGITGPLGRFTETGTDIMRRVVDVNVMGTLLCARRAAREMSTRYEGSGGAIVTISSGAATLGSPGEYVHYAATKAAVDALAVGLAKELAPDGVRVNSVQPGMIVTDMHAAMGDAQRPWRKQDRVPMRRPGQPEEVAGAVAWLLSEEASYTTGAVLRVSGGL from the coding sequence ATGAAACAGCACGTCACTGTGGTCACAGGAGGCAGCCGGGGTATCGGTGCCGCCATCGCCGTGCGCCTCGCCCGGGCCGGGCACCACCTCGCCATCGGCTACGAACGCGACACCGACGCCGCCGAGGAGACCGCGGCGAAGGTGCGCGAAGCGGGCGGACAGGCCGTCACCGTCCAGGTGGACACCAGCGACGCCGACCAGGTCGACCACCTCTTCGACACCACCGTCCGCGCCCTCGGCCCGGTCACGGGCACGGTGTGCAACGCCGGGATCACCGGACCGCTGGGCCGGTTCACCGAAACCGGTACCGACATCATGCGGCGCGTGGTGGACGTCAACGTCATGGGGACCCTGCTGTGCGCCCGGCGCGCGGCCCGCGAGATGTCCACCCGGTACGAGGGCTCCGGCGGCGCCATCGTGACCATCTCCTCGGGCGCGGCCACTCTGGGCAGCCCCGGCGAGTACGTGCACTACGCCGCGACGAAGGCCGCCGTCGACGCGCTGGCGGTCGGCCTCGCCAAGGAGCTGGCCCCCGACGGCGTACGGGTCAACTCCGTGCAGCCGGGGATGATCGTGACCGACATGCACGCCGCCATGGGCGACGCGCAGCGCCCCTGGCGCAAGCAGGACCGGGTGCCGATGCGCCGCCCCGGGCAGCCGGAGGAGGTGGCCGGGGCGGTCGCCTGGCTGCTGTCGGAGGAGGCCTCGTACACCACGGGCGCGGTGCTGCGGGTCTCCGGCGGCCTGTAG